CTTTGGTCTCTGGGAGGGGATACCTATTCCGGTACCACAGAGAAAGAACGCACCCCCACCTGCAACAACCTGCAACACGATCAACTACCGAATGGCGCGCAGTTGCGAGGACCAGTGCTGCCACATGTCGGCCGGGGGCGGCTGGTCCTGGACCTGTTGCAGGTCGCGCTTGCAGTAGTCGTACAGCACCGCCTGGCGGATGTGCGACGAGTAGTTGTGCCCTGCCATGTGGCCGAGGCGGTGGTGCCAGAACACCACGTCGCCGGCCTTGCCGTGGCACTCCACCGGCGGCGTGTCCCGGTTGACGCGCTCCAGGGCGGCGTCGTGGGCCTCGGTCGGCTCGTGCACGTAGCCGGTGCGGAAGGTGTGGTAGAACGCGCGGTGGCTGCCCGGCCACACGTGGAAGCCGCCGCCGCCGGGCGCCACGTCGTCGAGGTAGCCCACCACGCCAAGGTGGAACGGGTGGCCGTCGCAGTGGCAGCCCACCGGCGGGCGCGGGCGGTCGCCGAACGGCAGAGTGCAGTAGATGCCGCGGATCCGCTCCGGCGGCTGCAACTCGCCGGCGCCGAGCATCTGCTCCGCGATCGCGAATATGGCCGGATCGGTGGCCAGCATACGCACGATCCACGGCTCGGCGCCGACGCGGCG
This portion of the Spirochaetaceae bacterium genome encodes:
- a CDS encoding phytanoyl-CoA dioxygenase family protein, producing the protein MLNVEELRFFKRNGYLVKRGIMDAALMARARESLWEAPPRSLKRDDPTTWVGPLPAGDLSKDPDSVRGEYHWKYRRVGAEPWIVRMLATDPAIFAIAEQMLGAGELQPPERIRGIYCTLPFGDRPRPPVGCHCDGHPFHLGVVGYLDDVAPGGGGFHVWPGSHRAFYHTFRTGYVHEPTEAHDAALERVNRDTPPVECHGKAGDVVFWHHRLGHMAGHNYSSHIRQAVLYDYCKRDLQQVQDQPPPADMWQHWSSQLRAIR